A region of Hippoglossus stenolepis isolate QCI-W04-F060 chromosome 7, HSTE1.2, whole genome shotgun sequence DNA encodes the following proteins:
- the sh2d1ab gene encoding SH2 domain-containing protein 1A produces MENLPVYHGPIGKEEGERRLAQDGRNGCYLVRNSDSVADVFCLCVLCRGYVYTYRLHKDDAGSWAAETTPGVQKRYFRQIRNLIAAFQEPEQGIAMPLLYPVTAQRRAEAPGNGLSPTSSGQNVCLQQQQQQQQQPPPPKQHAAKGQKKRNHKTEVQQSCSKP; encoded by the exons ATGGAGAACCTGCCCGTCTACCACGGACCCATCGGCAAGGAGGAGGGCGAGAGGCGCCTGGCCCAGGACGGCCGGAACGGGTGCTACCTGGTGCGCAACAGTGACTCTGTGGCGGACGTcttctgcttgtgtgtgct gtgccGGGGATACGTCTACACATACAGACTCCATAAGGACGACGCAGGCTCCTGGGCTGCAGAA ACCACTCCTGGTGTGCAGAAACGATATTTCCGGCAAATCAGGAACTTGATAGCAGCTTTCCAGGAGCCTGAGCAAGGAATCGCCATGCCCCTGCTCTACCCCGTCACTGCTCAGAGACGGGCTGAGGCGCCTGGTAATGGCCTGTCGCCGACAAGCAGCGGCCAAAATGTttgcctccagcagcagcagcagcagcagcagcagccgccgccaCCAAAGCAACATGCTGCTaagggacagaaaaaaaggaacCACAAGACCGAAGTGCAGCAAAGCTGTTCTAAACCATGA